The Cronobacter sakazakii genome has a window encoding:
- the mdoC gene encoding glucans biosynthesis protein MdoC, translating into MTTPTQREFFLDSIRAWLMLLGIPFHISLIYSTHQWHVNSLTPSAGLTVFNDFIHAFRMQVFFVISGYFSYMLFLRYPRKRWWKVRVERVGIPMLTAIPLLTLPQFLMLQYVKGRADSWHTLSGYDKYNTLVWELTSHLWFLLVLVVFTTLGLLIFQWIKNVPEEKSAALAERLTLGKLSALFLLFGVAFAALRRFIFIVYAPILSDGLFNFVVMQTLFYSPFFILGALAFKHASLKNRFTTFSPGCAVGSTVAFVAYLLNQRYGSGDAWMYETDNVISMLMGLWMVNVVFSLGHRLLNFKSARVTYFVNASLFIYLVHHPLTLFFGAYITPHIHSNALGFIAGLVFVIGIAVALYEAHLRIPLLRFLFSGKPQNKTPSPGTATG; encoded by the coding sequence ATGACGACACCAACACAGAGAGAATTTTTTCTCGATTCCATACGCGCATGGTTGATGCTCCTTGGCATCCCGTTTCATATTTCGCTGATCTATTCCACACATCAGTGGCATGTCAACAGCCTGACGCCGTCTGCGGGTCTGACCGTCTTTAACGACTTCATCCACGCCTTCCGCATGCAGGTCTTCTTTGTTATTTCAGGATATTTTTCCTACATGCTGTTCCTGCGCTACCCGCGAAAACGCTGGTGGAAAGTACGCGTGGAGCGTGTCGGCATTCCGATGCTGACCGCCATTCCCCTACTGACGCTGCCGCAATTTTTGATGCTGCAATATGTCAAAGGCCGCGCCGATAGCTGGCATACGCTTTCCGGTTACGACAAATACAATACGCTGGTGTGGGAACTCACGTCGCATTTATGGTTTTTGTTAGTGCTGGTGGTTTTCACGACGCTCGGTCTGCTGATATTTCAGTGGATAAAAAACGTCCCGGAAGAAAAAAGCGCGGCGCTGGCTGAACGACTGACATTAGGAAAACTCTCAGCGTTGTTTTTACTTTTTGGCGTCGCGTTTGCTGCTTTGCGCCGTTTTATTTTTATCGTCTACGCGCCGATATTAAGCGACGGGCTGTTTAATTTTGTGGTGATGCAGACCCTGTTTTATTCGCCGTTTTTTATTCTCGGCGCGCTGGCGTTTAAACACGCCTCGCTGAAAAACCGTTTTACGACGTTCTCGCCTGGCTGCGCGGTGGGCTCGACCGTGGCCTTTGTCGCCTATCTGCTGAACCAGCGATACGGCAGCGGCGACGCCTGGATGTATGAAACCGACAACGTCATCAGCATGCTGATGGGCCTGTGGATGGTGAATGTGGTGTTTTCGCTCGGCCACCGCCTGCTGAATTTCAAATCAGCGCGGGTCACCTATTTTGTTAACGCTTCGCTGTTTATCTATCTGGTGCACCACCCGCTGACGCTGTTCTTCGGCGCGTATATCACGCCACACATTCACTCGAACGCGCTGGGCTTTATCGCAGGCCTGGTGTTTGTGATTGGCATTGCGGTGGCGCTGTATGAGGCCCATCTGCGCATTCCGCTACTGCGCTTTCTGTTCTCAGGCAAGCCGCAAAATAAAACCCCGTCGCCGGGTACCGCGACGGGGTGA
- a CDS encoding phospholipase D family protein — MTKKTSCFTSGYWDNTTNSRAHNTRLGRAIAPTTAQHPNHSGLHPLDDSLDAFAARYLLAEMAEQTIDVQYYIWEDDMSGRLLFGALLAAARRGVRVRILLDDNNTVGMDSTLRLLNAHPNIEIRLFNPFSFRTLRALGYLTDFARLNRRMHNKSFTVDGEVTIIGGRNVGDAYFGAGEQPLFSDLDVLAIGPVVEEVTQDFERYWRSRSVSTLDNVLDVEAEDIDARVQLPPHWKDDPVAQRYLERLESTRFASYIETRTLPLVWAKTRLLSDDPRKGQGRARRHTLLPQRMMTHIGEPKSQFDIISSYFVPTRGGVAMLLALRRKGVRIAILTNSLAANDVAVVHAGYARWRKKLLRHGVELYELKPTREAGRVPHDRGLTGNSGSSLHAKTFSVDGNQVFIGSFNFDPRSAMLNTEMGFVIESETLAGAIHKRFTRTRREAAWALRLDRWGRINWIEEKDGQEIVWKKEPKTRFWQRLLVRLVYRLPVEWML; from the coding sequence ATGACGAAGAAAACTTCCTGCTTTACCAGCGGTTACTGGGACAATACGACGAACAGCCGGGCGCATAACACCCGGCTCGGACGCGCTATTGCGCCGACGACGGCGCAGCACCCCAACCACAGTGGTTTACATCCGCTTGATGACAGCCTCGACGCCTTCGCTGCCCGCTACCTGCTGGCGGAGATGGCGGAGCAGACTATCGACGTCCAGTACTATATCTGGGAAGACGATATGTCCGGGCGGTTGCTGTTTGGCGCACTGCTGGCGGCGGCGCGACGCGGCGTGCGGGTGCGTATTCTGCTGGATGATAACAATACGGTAGGCATGGACAGCACGCTGCGGCTGCTGAATGCCCATCCGAATATTGAAATCCGTCTTTTCAACCCTTTCTCTTTTCGAACGCTACGCGCGCTCGGCTATCTCACCGATTTCGCCAGGCTCAACCGCCGGATGCATAACAAAAGCTTCACGGTGGATGGCGAAGTGACGATCATTGGCGGGCGCAACGTCGGCGATGCCTATTTCGGCGCGGGCGAACAGCCGCTGTTTTCCGATCTCGATGTCCTGGCGATTGGCCCGGTGGTGGAGGAAGTCACGCAGGATTTCGAACGCTACTGGCGCAGTCGGTCAGTCTCCACGCTCGATAACGTGCTGGATGTCGAGGCCGAAGATATAGACGCCCGCGTGCAGTTGCCGCCGCACTGGAAGGACGATCCGGTGGCGCAGCGCTACCTTGAGCGTCTGGAGAGTACGCGTTTTGCGAGCTATATCGAAACCCGCACACTCCCGCTGGTGTGGGCCAAAACGCGGCTGTTAAGCGACGATCCGCGCAAAGGGCAGGGGAGAGCGCGCCGACATACCCTCCTTCCGCAGCGCATGATGACGCACATCGGCGAGCCCAAATCGCAGTTCGATATCATCTCCTCCTATTTTGTGCCGACGCGCGGCGGCGTGGCGATGCTACTGGCGCTGCGTCGTAAAGGTGTGAGGATCGCCATACTCACCAATTCGCTGGCGGCGAACGATGTCGCGGTCGTTCACGCGGGGTACGCACGCTGGCGTAAAAAACTGCTGCGTCACGGTGTCGAACTGTATGAGCTGAAACCGACGCGTGAGGCCGGGCGTGTACCGCATGACCGCGGGCTGACCGGCAATTCCGGCTCCAGCCTGCATGCCAAAACCTTCAGCGTCGATGGAAATCAGGTGTTTATCGGCTCGTTTAATTTCGATCCGCGCTCGGCGATGCTCAATACCGAAATGGGTTTTGTGATTGAAAGCGAAACGCTGGCGGGTGCGATTCATAAGCGCTTTACGCGTACGCGGCGCGAGGCGGCCTGGGCGCTACGTCTCGACCGCTGGGGGCGCATCAACTGGATAGAAGAGAAAGACGGTCAGGAGATTGTCTGGAAAAAGGAGCCGAAAACGCGCTTCTGGCAGCGCCTTTTGGTGCGCCTTGTGTATCGTCTGCCGGTTGAGTGGATGCTCTGA
- the ymdB gene encoding O-acetyl-ADP-ribose deacetylase, with protein MSGRINVVQGDITRINVDVIVNAANPSLMGGGGVDGAIHRAAGPTLLAACRQVRQQQGECQPGHAVITEAGDLAAKAVVHTVGPVWRGGQDNEPQLLADAYRNSLQLVAANGYNSVAFPAISTGIYGYPKAAAAQIAFETVSDYLTRHPQPKQVYFVCYDEENFLLYQRLLGQYDEQPGA; from the coding sequence ATGTCCGGACGTATTAACGTGGTGCAGGGCGATATCACCCGCATTAATGTCGATGTTATTGTCAACGCCGCCAATCCCTCATTGATGGGCGGCGGCGGGGTGGATGGCGCAATTCATCGTGCCGCCGGACCGACGCTGCTCGCCGCCTGCAGACAGGTGCGCCAGCAGCAGGGCGAATGTCAGCCAGGCCACGCGGTGATAACCGAAGCGGGCGATCTCGCCGCGAAAGCCGTCGTACATACGGTGGGCCCGGTCTGGCGCGGGGGGCAGGATAACGAACCGCAACTGCTGGCGGATGCCTATCGCAACAGCCTTCAGCTTGTCGCCGCCAATGGTTACAACAGTGTGGCGTTCCCGGCGATCAGCACCGGCATCTACGGTTACCCGAAAGCGGCAGCGGCGCAAATCGCCTTTGAGACCGTTTCAGACTATCTCACCAGGCACCCTCAACCGAAGCAGGTATACTTTGTCTGCTATGACGAAGAAAACTTCCTGCTTTACCAGCGGTTACTGGGACAATACGACGAACAGCCGGGCGCATAA
- a CDS encoding type 1 fimbrial protein, with protein MVNWFRVAVMSVAVAGFSGATLAQSGGTITFHGAIVEEGCAVAHQATHIEVSCSHGTKMYRQTLSLRGSGVRERHSEWVHSRLDYLNPSHTLGILTLTYR; from the coding sequence ATGGTTAATTGGTTTCGTGTTGCTGTGATGAGTGTTGCAGTTGCAGGTTTCTCTGGCGCAACCCTGGCGCAGTCGGGTGGAACGATTACCTTTCATGGCGCGATTGTCGAAGAAGGCTGTGCGGTCGCGCACCAGGCGACGCACATTGAAGTATCGTGCTCGCATGGCACTAAGATGTACCGACAGACGCTCTCTCTGCGCGGCTCGGGTGTACGCGAACGCCATTCTGAGTGGGTGCATAGCCGCCTCGATTACCTCAATCCCTCGCATACGCTGGGTATCCTGACACTGACCTACCGCTGA
- a CDS encoding DUF1097 domain-containing protein — translation MNRHFSLALTTGLLSALWAWAAVALGLPSWAGFLGCTAWFASPKGGVTGFLTILFTLGSGVLWAQVIIAGSAVAPGIAWLSYAMTGVVAFLMCIQSRQTLLSFVPGTFIGACATFAAQGDWTSVLPALLLGLLFGVAMKASGQWLAGRAAPKSTTVAE, via the coding sequence ATGAACAGACACTTTTCTCTAGCATTAACGACAGGCCTGCTTTCCGCCCTCTGGGCGTGGGCCGCCGTCGCACTCGGCCTGCCTTCCTGGGCAGGCTTTCTCGGCTGTACGGCCTGGTTCGCCAGCCCCAAAGGTGGCGTTACTGGCTTTCTGACTATTCTCTTTACGCTTGGCAGCGGTGTGCTGTGGGCGCAGGTAATTATCGCCGGTAGCGCTGTAGCGCCTGGAATCGCGTGGTTAAGCTACGCCATGACCGGTGTAGTGGCGTTTCTGATGTGTATTCAGTCGCGCCAGACGCTACTCAGTTTCGTACCGGGGACGTTTATCGGTGCCTGCGCCACGTTTGCCGCACAGGGCGACTGGACAAGCGTGCTGCCCGCGCTGCTGCTGGGCCTGCTCTTTGGTGTGGCGATGAAAGCGAGTGGGCAATGGCTTGCCGGACGCGCAGCGCCAAAAAGCACCACGGTTGCTGAGTGA
- a CDS encoding TorD/DmsD family molecular chaperone, translated as MNEFSIICRLLGSLWYRAPQDPIVAPIYGLIREGKLAQNWPLEQDELLARLQKNAQPDAVEADYQALFGQDDARVSPLRSAWVAESSEQEIRAFLTARGMPLGEAAADHFGLLLLAASWLEDQSAEDEIEAQETLFGEFLIPWYETFLGKVEAHAATSFWRTLAQITREAIQAMWEELQEEEEEGDAE; from the coding sequence ATGAATGAGTTTTCAATAATTTGCCGCCTGCTCGGCTCGCTCTGGTACCGTGCGCCGCAGGATCCGATTGTGGCACCGATTTACGGTCTTATCCGCGAAGGCAAGCTCGCGCAGAACTGGCCGCTTGAGCAGGATGAGCTACTGGCGCGGCTGCAAAAAAATGCCCAGCCGGACGCCGTCGAGGCAGATTATCAGGCGCTGTTTGGTCAGGATGACGCCCGCGTGTCGCCGCTGCGTTCGGCCTGGGTGGCAGAAAGTAGCGAGCAGGAGATTCGCGCCTTTTTAACCGCGCGCGGCATGCCGCTCGGCGAGGCGGCGGCGGATCATTTTGGTCTGCTGCTGCTGGCGGCCTCATGGCTTGAAGATCAGTCTGCAGAAGATGAAATTGAAGCGCAGGAAACCTTATTCGGCGAGTTCCTGATCCCGTGGTATGAAACGTTCCTTGGCAAAGTGGAAGCGCACGCCGCCACGTCATTCTGGCGCACGCTGGCGCAGATCACGCGTGAAGCCATCCAGGCGATGTGGGAAGAACTGCAGGAAGAGGAAGAAGAGGGGGATGCGGAGTAA
- a CDS encoding phosphatase: MYPVDLHMHTVASTHAYSNLHDYIAAAKQKGVRLLAITDHGPDMADAPHHWHFINMRIWPRVVDGVGILRGIEANIKNREGEIDCTGPMLDSLDLIVAGFHEPVFAPQDKDANTEAMIATMASGTVHIISHPGNPKYPVDIPAVAAAAAKYQVALEINNSSFTHSRKGSGPNCKAIAAAVRDAGGWVALGSDSHTAFTLGDFHECRKVLDEVDFPEDRILNVSPRRLLDFLETRGMTPIAEFAAL; this comes from the coding sequence ATGTATCCCGTTGACCTGCATATGCACACCGTCGCCAGCACCCATGCCTACAGCAACCTGCATGATTACATCGCCGCGGCGAAGCAGAAAGGTGTCCGGCTTCTGGCTATCACCGATCACGGCCCGGACATGGCGGATGCGCCGCATCACTGGCACTTTATTAATATGCGTATCTGGCCGCGCGTCGTGGATGGCGTCGGCATTCTGCGCGGTATCGAAGCGAATATTAAAAACCGCGAAGGCGAGATTGACTGCACCGGCCCGATGCTCGATTCACTCGATCTGATTGTTGCGGGCTTCCACGAGCCGGTATTTGCGCCGCAGGATAAAGACGCCAATACCGAAGCGATGATCGCGACGATGGCAAGCGGCACGGTGCATATCATCAGCCACCCCGGAAACCCAAAATATCCCGTCGATATTCCGGCTGTCGCCGCTGCCGCCGCGAAATACCAGGTCGCGCTTGAAATTAATAACTCATCGTTTACCCACTCCCGTAAAGGCAGCGGACCAAACTGCAAAGCGATCGCTGCCGCGGTACGCGATGCGGGCGGCTGGGTGGCGCTGGGTTCGGACTCCCATACTGCGTTTACGCTCGGCGATTTCCATGAATGCCGCAAGGTGCTGGATGAGGTCGATTTCCCGGAGGATCGCATCCTTAACGTGTCGCCGCGCCGTCTGCTCGATTTTCTTGAAACCCGCGGAATGACGCCGATTGCTGAATTTGCCGCCCTTTAA
- the ghrA gene encoding glyoxylate/hydroxypyruvate reductase GhrA — MDILFYHPTFDISEWAALLQRHLPHARLRAWQPGDNAAADYALVWHPPYDMLRGRVDLKAIFALGAGVDSLLSRLNEYPDLLPSGVPLYRMEDAGMAGQMQEYAISQVLHWFRRFDDYAALQREARWEPLEEYRHADFQVGVLGAGVLGGQVAQSLSRMGFPVRCWSRSRKALPGVESFAGPDELPAFLRGTRVLINLLPNTPETVGIINAHLLAALNDNAYVLNLARGVHLVEEDLLAALDRGKVKGAMLDVFQQEPLPHESPLWHHPRVRITPHVAAVTRPEEAVAFIAQSIARIERGDMPQGQVDVARGY; from the coding sequence GTGGACATCCTCTTTTACCATCCCACTTTTGATATCAGCGAGTGGGCGGCTTTACTGCAACGCCATCTGCCGCACGCGCGTCTTCGCGCCTGGCAGCCCGGCGATAACGCCGCCGCAGATTACGCGCTGGTCTGGCATCCCCCGTATGACATGCTGCGCGGGCGCGTGGATCTGAAGGCGATTTTCGCCCTCGGCGCGGGCGTCGATTCGCTGTTAAGTCGTTTGAATGAATACCCGGATCTGCTGCCGTCCGGCGTGCCGCTGTATCGGATGGAGGATGCCGGTATGGCCGGCCAAATGCAGGAGTACGCCATAAGCCAGGTGCTGCACTGGTTCCGCCGCTTCGACGATTACGCCGCGCTACAGCGCGAGGCGCGCTGGGAGCCGCTTGAGGAGTATCGCCATGCGGACTTCCAGGTAGGCGTCCTCGGCGCGGGCGTGCTCGGCGGCCAGGTGGCGCAGAGTCTGAGCCGCATGGGGTTTCCTGTGCGCTGCTGGAGCCGCAGCCGCAAAGCGCTGCCTGGCGTTGAAAGCTTTGCGGGGCCCGATGAACTACCAGCTTTTCTGCGCGGCACACGGGTGCTGATTAATCTTCTGCCTAACACGCCGGAAACGGTGGGCATTATTAACGCGCACTTGCTGGCGGCGCTTAACGACAACGCGTATGTCCTGAACCTGGCGCGCGGCGTTCATCTGGTGGAAGAGGATCTACTGGCCGCGCTGGATCGCGGGAAAGTGAAGGGCGCGATGCTGGATGTTTTTCAGCAGGAGCCGTTGCCGCATGAGAGCCCGCTCTGGCACCACCCGCGCGTGCGCATTACGCCACACGTCGCAGCCGTTACCCGGCCTGAAGAAGCGGTGGCCTTTATCGCACAGAGTATCGCGCGCATTGAGCGCGGCGACATGCCGCAAGGCCAGGTCGATGTGGCGCGCGGCTACTAG
- a CDS encoding fimbrial protein: MNYPDVADGYCIADAGPKIFSIDVTTTVANPDNNYSGKTFTIPFGSNETYNAHCNCSKNDASESPGIYYKANYLMPAIKDSEGTYVHLNDYLDVAAFIHIANVGDPGVPFIDIWNTKNTGCELTEFSTGRQGSLTFRINKPFMGQVIIPQTPIVALYGTVRPGQYSTEPLAKVFVQGSITVPQSCEINAGEVISVDFGTIFAKNFATRGHKPEGFVDKKTTIAYICKNISDGVTLTMTFSGAPANGIPEALATTNPDVGVLIKDDSEQVIPVNTGEVPMPLDPSTDMTNRTGNVDILTAPVNLSGNTPQMGEFSGSASITIDIR, from the coding sequence ATGAATTATCCAGATGTTGCAGATGGATATTGTATCGCTGACGCAGGTCCAAAAATATTTAGCATTGATGTGACTACAACTGTGGCAAATCCTGATAATAATTATTCAGGAAAGACGTTTACCATCCCTTTCGGTTCTAATGAAACCTATAATGCGCATTGTAATTGTTCAAAAAATGATGCCAGTGAATCACCTGGTATCTATTACAAAGCTAATTATCTTATGCCCGCTATCAAGGATAGTGAGGGCACATATGTACATCTCAACGATTATCTTGATGTTGCCGCATTTATTCATATTGCAAACGTTGGCGATCCTGGGGTTCCATTTATTGATATCTGGAATACAAAAAATACTGGATGTGAATTAACTGAATTTTCTACGGGTCGACAAGGCTCATTGACGTTTCGTATTAATAAACCTTTTATGGGGCAGGTCATCATACCTCAGACTCCAATAGTTGCGCTTTATGGCACAGTACGTCCGGGCCAATATTCGACAGAACCATTAGCTAAGGTTTTCGTGCAGGGTTCTATCACCGTGCCGCAAAGCTGTGAAATCAATGCAGGCGAGGTGATCTCCGTAGATTTCGGCACGATTTTTGCCAAAAATTTCGCGACACGCGGCCATAAACCGGAAGGATTCGTGGATAAAAAAACAACCATTGCCTATATCTGTAAAAATATCAGCGATGGCGTGACGTTAACCATGACGTTTTCCGGCGCGCCAGCGAACGGCATCCCGGAGGCGCTCGCCACTACAAACCCGGATGTCGGAGTATTGATTAAAGATGACAGCGAGCAGGTCATCCCGGTCAACACAGGAGAAGTGCCAATGCCGCTGGATCCGTCAACCGATATGACAAACCGCACTGGCAATGTCGATATCCTTACGGCACCGGTGAACCTTAGCGGTAATACGCCGCAAATGGGTGAATTTTCCGGCTCAGCATCAATCACCATCGATATTCGCTAA
- a CDS encoding fimbrial biogenesis chaperone yields MRAMRKFILRVNLFIFLLFMVNNVTAGGIVVGGTRIIYEGNKKEAALGVKNNSTESPFLLQTWVDNGDGKTRGPFMVTPPLFRIEPLEDHELRIAKTGSLPEDRESLFYLNIRAIPPSSQDAVNTLKLVVKTRLKLFYRPQALVADARTAYKQLTFHLAGGQLVAENPTPFYMVFDSLKVGTTRIQSADMLAPFANQHFTLPATETGREVSWRVINDYGGVTKPETRHL; encoded by the coding sequence ATGCGTGCGATGAGAAAATTTATTCTCAGGGTGAATCTTTTTATCTTTCTGCTCTTCATGGTAAATAACGTCACCGCCGGTGGTATTGTCGTTGGCGGTACTCGTATCATTTATGAGGGAAATAAAAAAGAGGCGGCACTGGGCGTTAAAAATAACAGCACTGAGAGCCCCTTTTTATTGCAAACGTGGGTGGATAACGGAGACGGGAAAACGCGCGGCCCTTTTATGGTCACACCGCCGCTATTTCGTATCGAGCCTTTAGAAGATCATGAATTGCGTATTGCGAAAACGGGTAGCCTGCCGGAGGATCGCGAATCGTTATTTTATCTGAATATCCGGGCCATCCCACCCTCATCTCAGGATGCGGTCAATACTCTCAAGCTCGTGGTGAAAACCCGCCTCAAGCTGTTTTACCGCCCGCAGGCGCTGGTTGCCGACGCGCGGACGGCTTATAAACAGCTCACATTTCATCTCGCCGGTGGTCAACTGGTGGCCGAAAACCCGACGCCCTTTTACATGGTATTTGACAGCCTGAAGGTGGGAACAACACGCATTCAGAGCGCTGATATGCTCGCGCCTTTCGCAAACCAGCACTTTACGCTGCCTGCAACGGAAACCGGGCGAGAAGTGAGCTGGCGCGTCATCAATGATTATGGCGGCGTGACAAAACCCGAGACTCGCCATCTGTGA
- a CDS encoding fimbrial protein: MKKKLCWMALAGALSFHAASVLAADGTINFTGTITDQACEIDDDDKVLDVDLGVYSVNQFNATVGVKSPPTPINIKLKNCPIVEEGENPHFTVYLTGDSDPINKDYLKVADGGATGVAIVITDDKGETIPMNQFTQRKYELTSTTMDLNLIAYYESTSTTVGAGVANGTTDITFDYR, from the coding sequence ATGAAAAAAAAGCTCTGTTGGATGGCGCTTGCAGGCGCGCTATCATTTCATGCCGCTTCAGTTTTAGCCGCGGATGGCACAATTAATTTCACAGGCACAATTACCGATCAGGCATGTGAAATTGATGATGACGATAAAGTGCTGGATGTGGATCTGGGTGTCTATTCCGTTAATCAGTTTAACGCGACCGTTGGTGTTAAGAGTCCTCCAACACCGATTAATATTAAGCTTAAAAATTGTCCTATAGTGGAGGAGGGGGAGAACCCACACTTCACTGTTTATCTTACAGGTGATTCTGATCCTATAAATAAAGATTATTTAAAAGTGGCTGACGGTGGAGCTACAGGGGTCGCTATAGTTATTACTGATGATAAAGGAGAAACAATTCCGATGAATCAGTTTACTCAGCGTAAATATGAGTTAACCAGTACAACTATGGATCTCAATCTCATTGCCTATTATGAGTCAACAAGCACCACGGTTGGCGCAGGGGTAGCTAACGGGACAACCGATATTACTTTTGATTATCGCTAA
- a CDS encoding FdhF/YdeP family oxidoreductase — MKERNRTIGIAPYGGSAGGWGALKAVADAIRGQMSMKQDVIALFKVNQPQGFDCPGCAWPDPQHASSFEFCENGAKAVSWEATSKRTTPEFFAAHTVSELWERNAFELEGEGRLTHPMKYDVASDTYQPIEWETAFQEIGERLRSYDDPDSVEFYTSGRASNEAAFLWQLFAREYGTNNFPDCSNMCHEPTSVGLPESIGVGKGTVELDDFDHCDLVLCIGHNPGTNHPRMLGTLREVSKRGATIVAINPLRERGLERFTSPQSPIEMLSLSSTALASTYYKVRVGGDAAMLKGVMKILLSMHEEALANGEPGIIDEAFIREHTEGFEALKADLDATEWDHILKVSGMERKEIQNVARLYAKAERTIICYGMGITQHQYGTQNVQQIANLLLLRGNIGKKGAGICPLRGHSNVQGDRTVGITEIPPQSLLDSIERVFGFKPPQKHGHGAVAAIQAMRDGKAKALLCLGGNLAEAISDPQVTFPAMRNLDLVVHMATKLNRSHLLLGKHNYILPVLGRTETDVQASGEQSITVEDSMSMVHASRGMLQPASPYLRSEPAIVAGLAKATLPETVVNWDKMIGDYSFIRDAIEAVFPAFANFNERVKQPGGFRLRNAASERVWNTPSGKAEFKVMQGINEDPRSLKCHDLVLTTLRSHDQYNTTLYGLNDRYRGVTGRRDVLFINPDEAEKRELRVGDQVNVTALDPDGNPTSRRLNNLTVVVIDMAPGSVGAYYPEANVLVPLDSHDTQSGIPAYKSIPIAMERVAEPVTTSGARR, encoded by the coding sequence ATGAAAGAGCGAAATCGTACTATCGGCATCGCGCCTTATGGCGGATCGGCGGGCGGCTGGGGCGCACTGAAGGCCGTTGCTGACGCTATCCGCGGCCAGATGTCGATGAAGCAGGACGTGATTGCCCTGTTCAAAGTCAATCAGCCGCAGGGGTTTGACTGCCCTGGCTGTGCCTGGCCCGATCCGCAGCACGCCTCGTCGTTTGAGTTTTGCGAAAACGGCGCGAAAGCGGTCTCCTGGGAGGCCACCAGCAAACGCACCACGCCGGAATTTTTCGCGGCGCATACCGTCAGCGAACTGTGGGAGCGCAATGCGTTTGAGCTGGAAGGCGAGGGGCGGCTGACGCACCCGATGAAATACGACGTGGCTAGCGATACCTATCAACCCATTGAATGGGAAACGGCGTTTCAGGAGATTGGCGAGCGCCTGCGCAGCTATGACGACCCCGACAGCGTGGAGTTTTACACCTCGGGGCGCGCCTCCAACGAAGCGGCGTTTCTGTGGCAGCTGTTCGCCCGCGAATATGGCACCAACAACTTCCCGGATTGCTCGAATATGTGCCACGAACCGACCAGCGTCGGCTTGCCAGAATCTATCGGCGTCGGCAAAGGCACGGTAGAGCTTGACGATTTCGACCACTGCGACCTGGTGCTGTGCATCGGTCATAATCCAGGCACTAATCATCCGCGTATGCTCGGCACGCTGCGCGAAGTCTCGAAGCGCGGCGCGACTATTGTCGCTATTAACCCGCTTCGCGAGCGCGGTCTGGAACGCTTTACCTCGCCGCAAAGCCCTATTGAGATGCTGTCGTTGAGTTCCACTGCGCTCGCCTCGACCTACTATAAAGTGCGTGTCGGCGGAGACGCGGCCATGCTCAAAGGCGTAATGAAAATTTTGCTCTCCATGCATGAAGAGGCGCTGGCGAACGGTGAGCCGGGCATCATTGATGAGGCGTTTATCCGTGAGCATACCGAAGGGTTTGAGGCGCTGAAGGCGGATCTCGACGCGACCGAGTGGGATCACATCCTGAAAGTCTCCGGTATGGAGCGCAAAGAAATCCAGAATGTCGCGCGTCTGTATGCAAAAGCGGAGCGGACCATTATCTGTTACGGCATGGGGATAACCCAGCATCAGTACGGGACCCAGAACGTGCAGCAGATCGCCAACCTCCTGCTGCTGCGCGGCAATATCGGCAAAAAAGGCGCAGGCATCTGCCCGCTGCGTGGGCATTCTAACGTGCAGGGCGACCGCACGGTGGGCATCACGGAGATCCCGCCGCAGTCGCTGCTTGACAGTATCGAGCGCGTGTTTGGTTTTAAACCGCCGCAGAAACACGGCCATGGCGCTGTCGCTGCGATTCAGGCGATGCGCGACGGTAAAGCAAAAGCGTTGCTGTGCCTGGGCGGTAACCTGGCCGAGGCGATTTCCGATCCGCAGGTTACGTTTCCGGCCATGCGCAATCTCGATTTAGTCGTACATATGGCGACCAAGCTTAATCGTTCGCATCTGCTGCTCGGCAAGCACAACTATATTCTGCCGGTGCTGGGCCGCACGGAAACGGACGTGCAGGCGTCGGGCGAACAGAGCATTACCGTTGAGGATTCGATGTCGATGGTGCATGCCTCGCGTGGCATGCTGCAACCTGCGTCGCCGTACCTGCGCTCAGAGCCCGCTATTGTTGCGGGGCTTGCCAAAGCGACGCTGCCGGAGACGGTCGTCAACTGGGACAAAATGATCGGTGATTACAGTTTTATCCGTGACGCCATCGAGGCGGTGTTCCCGGCGTTCGCGAACTTTAATGAGCGTGTTAAGCAGCCGGGCGGTTTTCGTCTGCGTAACGCGGCCTCGGAGCGCGTCTGGAATACGCCATCCGGCAAGGCGGAGTTTAAGGTGATGCAGGGGATTAATGAGGATCCGCGATCGCTTAAGTGCCACGATCTGGTGCTGACCACGCTGCGTAGCCATGACCAGTACAATACGACGCTGTATGGCCTGAATGACCGCTACCGCGGCGTGACCGGGCGGCGTGACGTGTTGTTTATCAACCCGGATGAGGCAGAAAAACGCGAGCTGCGCGTGGGCGATCAGGTAAACGTGACCGCGCTTGATCCGGACGGCAATCCGACCTCGCGGCGGCTCAATAACCTGACCGTGGTGGTTATCGATATGGCTCCTGGCTCGGTAGGGGCTTATTACCCCGAAGCCAACGTGCTGGTGCCGCTGGACAGTCACGACACGCAAAGCGGGATCCCGGCTTACAAAAGTATCCCAATCGCGATGGAGCGCGTCGCCGAGCCGGTGACGACGTCGGGGGCGCGGCGCTAA